A region from the Chrysoperla carnea chromosome 4, inChrCarn1.1, whole genome shotgun sequence genome encodes:
- the LOC123297915 gene encoding uncharacterized protein LOC123297915 — translation MVPFRISVSLNSFFNDQRSLSYILIDSRFQTIEDLENHIKIVFKLKPDCDICLISNNHLLPSTEEINLIHEGDSLHVSPANKDFCLRTKSNVIHEEDLQPPIKKRKTSKKHLNTACISLDDSSDEKDVLKIEPETAPQPAKKKKKKKSVQFGETFQNDTHKTESNETVVMEVDSIDQRNVIDNKNIQILNIENVSNMKLDSINRTNLESKIDENEILFCTTEVNNSNYYKNEASSSKNYDLKTNSKFTNTDYSASNFDNNDTTASQCFDLGTSSKFSNVECTTSKIDNDSNITSQRPDQETSSKFRDTGILKKNLSTSQHFDSETTPTLCNTGNNTSTLYKNSKFDIASTSKIICGINDTIKNDNTTNIDENTSVVKDGETSNEFIEHLRVSHNGSRGKIPPFTIGDFLNYAHSVGNKNETKIEDNNMNSPCAHVTKRRKRIRKRKSRSKDGNISINSMSDVEPEFRRPLIAASPRLHIRFDSLDKNSNETTLSATNSPICSSTPNPESTKCTVKKENNETILNKNDRNSIKENSITESKIEFSRNLANDSLDVNDNFFKNIDLTNNNLENVKNVLMKKDVPPEINDIIAFKMYELNEKYEPCISNWIVGKILKWYPTEKHVDVFILAGQIKTNVPNGKFELEGNGDCENEDNQRNESESLENGDDRRNNKSSIVNLNFTNLIDPRLIIIKN, via the exons ATGGTACCATTTCGAATATCTGTTTCATTAAATAGCTTCTTTAATGACCAACGATCGTTGAGTTACATACTCATTGATAGCCGCTTTCAAACCATCGAAGACCtagaaaatcatataaaaattgtttttaaacttaagCCTGATTGTGATATTTGCTTAATTTCTAACAACCACTTGTTACCATCAACAGAAGAAATAAACCTTATTCACGAAGGTGACTCATTACA tgTTTCACCCGCAAACAAAGATTTTTGTCTAAGAACAAAATCTAATGTAATTCACGAAGAAGATTTACAACCTCCaattaaaaaacgtaaaaccagcaaaaaacatttaaatactgCTTGCATTTCTCTCGACGATTCAAGCGATGAAaaagatgttttaaaaattgaaccaGAAACTGCGCCTCAGCCAgcaaagaagaagaaaaaaaagaaatctgtACAATTTGgtgaaacttttcaaaacgATACTCATAAAACAGAATCAAATGAAACAGTTGTAATGGAAGTCGATAGTATCGATCAAAGAAATGTTATcgataataaaaacattcaaatacTAAACATcgaaaatgtttcgaatatgaAACTTGATTCAATAAATAGAACAAATCTAGAAAGTAAGattgatgaaaatgaaattttattttgtacaacaGAAGtcaataattcaaattattataaaaatgaagcgagttcttcaaaaaattatgacttaaaaactaattcaaaatttacCAATACCGATTACAGTgcttcaaattttgataataatgataccACTGCATCACAATGTTTTGATCTAGGAACTAGTTCGAAGTTTTCTAATGTCGAATGCACTACTTCAAAGATTGATAATGATAGCAACATTACATCACAGCGTCCTGACCAAGAAACTAGTTCGAAATTTCGTGATACAgggattttaaaaaagaatctcTCTACATCACAGCATTTTGACTCAGAAACGACACCGACATTGTGTAATACAGGAAACAATACTTCAactctttataaaaattcaaaatttgatattgccagtacttcaaaaattatttgcggAATTAACgatacaattaaaaatgataataccACTAATATTGATGAAAACACAAGTGTCGTAAAAGATGGTGAAacttcaaatgaatttattgagCATTTAAGAGTTTCCCATAATGGTAGTCGTGGAAAAATTCCACCATTTACTATAGGAGATTTCTTGAATTACGCACACTCGgttggaaataaaaatgaaactaaaattgAAGATAACAATATGAATTCCCCATGTGCTCATGTAACGAAAAGACGCAAACGTATTAGAAAACGTAAGTCTCGCAGTAAAGATGGAAATATCTCTATAAATTCGATGTCAGATGTTGAACCGGAATTTCGAAGGCCTTTAATAGCAGCAAGTCCACGATTACACATTAGGTTTGATAGTTTAGATAAAAATTCTAATGAAACTACGTTATCTGCCACGAACAGTCCTATCTGCAGTAGCACACCCAATCCAGAATCAACTAAATGTactgttaaaaaagaaaataatgaaacaattttgaataaaaatgatcgCAACTCTATCAAGGAAAATAGTATCACTGAAAGTAAAATTGAGTTTTCCCGAAATCTTGCAAATGATTCACTGGATgttaatgacaatttttttaaaaacattgatctCACCAATAATAATTTAGAGAATGTTAAAAACGTACTAATGAAAAAAGATGTACCACCGGAAATTAATGATATTATAGCTTTTAAG atgtatgaattaaatgaaaaatatgaaccTTGTATTTCAAATTGGATTGtgggtaaaattttaaaatggtatcCTACAGAAAAACATGtggatgtttttattttagctgGCCAAATAAAAACTAATGTCCCAAATGGAAAATTCGAATTGGAAGGTAATGGCGATTGTGAAAATGAAGACAATCAAAGAAATGAAAGTGAGAGTTTGGAAAACGGAGACGACAGAAGAAATAATAAGTCAagtattgttaatttaaatttcacgaATCTTATTGATCcaagattaataataattaaaaattaa